The stretch of DNA atttagtttttgtatttgtaatttttttatttaaatacttaatttttttattatcttaaaaatactcttatattatataattttgagtcagttatattgttaaaatttttattattttaattatactgttaaattatataattttgagttaattttgtaactgaataaatttattgagaataataaatttagagatgtaattaaaataataaaaaatttataaatataattaatttaaaattataattttagaaatatttttaaaataattaaaaatttaaaaatttaataaaaaaagtctaaatataaaaattaaaatatatattttgtgatctTTTTATGGCCACACCTACATAAAAAGGATAATAAAGAGGCAAATGGAGTTGGGTTGGGGTGGAGTTCTAAAAAACTCTTCGGGCTTTTCATTTTGCCTTTTTCATTAGAGGTGTGCAATTgattataattgaattgaaccGATCAAAAATTATGAATCGAACCAAGCCATATGCAATGACCGAACCAAACCAATCGATTAACCCAACTAACTGAAACCTAAACTGTGCTAACCAAATCGAATAAAAAATCGAACTGGTAACAAAAAATAACCAAGATACTGGCCTTGTTGTTGTTGCTGGCCACCTAGCCAGCCGACAATTCCGATGATCGGATTCCCCCAACCACGATGACCCacatatccaaaaattaaaaagatctAATGGTTAGATTTCAGTAGATCTAGGTTTCCAACTTTTAATGTAAAAGAAAAGTAATCAGAAAACTTACTGAAAAACCATCGGCATCGTCTTCGTCTTCggctttcatcttcttttttgcCATCGGTGAAGACGACGGATggtggagaaagagagagaaagagaaaaaatgaaaacgaaGTGATAGAGATAAGAGATGAAACACAAATCTGTGTAGACTTGATCTAGAAGGGCCATTGCCATCGAAGagtcttcatcttcattttgGCCATCGCCAGATTTGTGAAGAATCGATCTAGAAAAAGAACGAGCCTTGGTCTTCGCCATCACTAGATCTGTGAAGACTCGATCAGAGTGGACTGCAAAGGGATACAAGCAAGGGGAAGAAAAGACGAAATGGCGAGacgcgagagagagaagaacaaaGATAAGTACAGAGGCTCATTGGGGTGTCGCGTTAGCGTTGGGGGCAGCCAGTTATGTTCACGCGGAGGGGTGTGGCCAATTCAGTTGGGTATTTGCTACAcatttggttcggttcgattttttgagaatttttatcaaaataaacaaaccgaaccgaataatcgatttttgaagaaaaatataaccgaactgaacggttctttttttgaaaaatcgaacTTTTctgttcaatttaattaattcggTTTAATTGAACTTTTGCTTGCCCCTATTCTCCAACAATGAACGGGGTGATGGGATCGTAATAAATTGCCATATAATCTTCcaatcaacttttttttttttttttttatcgtgaAAGTAATATTTTAACGGGTAAAAATTAAGCTTAAGTATCTAAATTTGGGGGTGCACATAATTGGCAATTTTATGAGGAGGTTACTGCAATTTATTGAAAGACCAAATCAACCTCTTTTTGCGTCCGATCAACAGCTTCAACCGTATTAATTCCTGCGGACTCTCCGTTGTCCGACGTCTCCCGCGGCTTAAAAACTTACCAAGTTCCGATAAAAAGCACAACCATGACGACCTTACCGTTAGCAGTTAGCCCCACTCACTCCTCCACCACCGCCACCTCCGTCACGGCCACCACCGCACTACAAAAACTCTTCAAGCCGCTCGTCTTCTCCTCGTTATCCTTATCACATCCACAATGTCCACTCCTCCCCCGACAACAATCCCTACCTCTTCCCCTCGCCAGCCCTGCCGCCGCTGGCACGGCGCCAAGCCCGTCCCTCTCGCCGTCTCCCTCGTCGTCGGCCTCATCTTCCGCTTCGCCGTCCCGAAGCCCGCCCACCTCTCCAAGCAAGCCTGGCAGCTCCTGGCCATCTTCCTCGCCACCATCACCGGCCTCATTCTCGGCCCCCTACCGGTCGGCGCGTGGGCGTTTGTCTGCCTCATGCTCTCCGTTCTCACCAAGACCCTAACTCTATCCGCCGCCTTCGCCGCCTTCACCAACGACGTGATTTGGCTGATCGTCGTGTCGTTCTTCTTCTCCCGCGGCTTGGTCAAGACGGGGCTCGGCGACAGGGTTGCGCTCTACTTTGTGAAGCTGCTCGGGAAGAGCACCCTGGGCTTGGCTTATGGGCTGGCGTTGTGCGAACTGCTTATTTCGCCGGCTGTTCCCAGCACCACCGCCCGAGCCGGCGGCATTTTCTTGCCGATTATCAAGTCGCTGTCGTTAGCAGCCGATAGCCGCCCCAGCCACGACTCGGCCAAGAAGCTCGGCGCTTTCCTTATCCAGTCCCAACTTCAGGTTATCATATCCTTCTCTTGCTTTATCCAATCTATTGAGCTTGGCTGCTGAAGGTCCATACTTGTCagttttatttgagaaattcgCCCCCCATAGCATTTAGTTATTTTACTGTTATAATAATCTACATTACAGTCGACGACATGAATTTTGCTGGGTCTTTCAGCGTTTGAACTATAATGGACACTTTTATTGGTTTTAGGATTCAAGGTTCTGTTACATTTCACATTATTCAATTTTGTGGATATTGCAGTCTGTTCTCTTCTATGTTGTGTTATTGTTAATTATCCTTATGGTGATATCTCTCTCTAACTTCGCATTTTTCTCTTCTCATTGTGTGACAGTGCAGCTGTAATTCAAGTGCTCTTTTCCTCACTGCTGCAGCTCAAAACCTGCTCTGTGTCAAATTAGCTCAGAGTCTGGGGGTTAAAATTGCAAATCCATGGGTTACTTGGTTCAAAGCTTCATGTTTACCTGCACTAATCTCTCTTTCGGTAATACCAGTTATCCTATTCAAGCTGTATCCCCCTGAGATTAAGGAGACACCAGATGCTCCTGCCATGGCCTCACAGAAACTGGCGCAGATGGGTCCTGTCTCGAAGGTCGAGTGGGCTATGGTCGCTACCATGCTTGTTACAGTTGCATTGTGGATTTCTGGGTAAGCAGAGAAACATTGGTTTTACTTAATGTAGTTCACTAATCAGTTTAGCTATTTACTAGGTTGGTGTAACAAGTATATTTCCTGAAAAACCAAACGCAATGGATCATATGCTGATGTGGAGGAGTAGAAAATTTGCAGAATTTTGAAGAGAACAAGGAGAATAATtcaggggaagaagaagagaacaaGAAGAATTTACTAGAttggatttttttattacatcCTAAGCCTATTTATGGTCTAACGTCCTATcctaattaaaattatcttaCAAAATGTAAGAGGTGAAACTAACTGAAGATGAGTTCTAAATGTAAttggaaatttttttgtttcgtAGGcattaaacataaataaattatgaaatttgtaAGGTTTCGTGTtagtttatatattaaaaactaaatgtGTATCTAAATTAACCGATAATGAGGACGCCATAATGTTCCTCGTTAGACAATAAAATAGTCCGGTTTGATTTCCCTCTCTAGGCCTTAATGGACAAAAACAATAATGATGGATTCCATTTTATGGTTTTCTGTCACtatatatagaaagagataAAATCGTAATTGCCTTTATGTAGTGGTTTTTCCCATCAAAATAACTGCCCCTACTACCCCACTAATCGGGccacttgaaaaataaatcttacactaaaatttaaataaaataagataaatctaAGTAACTCAATATCCCAATATCAaccttaaaatttaataatcccAATTCCACATCATATGTATGCTAATCGAACTACTAGATTACGTTGGTGTAAATGATTTCACAGTGTGCAACCAATGACATTCTgcagaaaattaaataaaccaCACGAAAATAAGTAACCAAATGAAAACCCATCGATAATCTCCCAACCAGATCCAACCTATGCTTGTAACACCACTGCTTATTCTGTTCTCTTATCACTGTTCTTAAATTCTTAAGAATTCAATCTATTTGCAGAAAGGCTCTTGGTATAGCAAGTGTTGTTTCTGCAATGCTGGGATTGTCAGTACTTCTTTTGTTGGGAGTGCTTCACTGGGATGATTGCTTGAGTGAAAAGACAGCGTGGGATACATTGGTTTGGTTTGCGGTCCTAATTGGCATGGCAGGACAACTGACAGCCCTCGGTGTTGTGCCTTGGATATCCGATGGTGTGGCAAAATTCCTTAAATCTCTCTCGGTGGGTTGGCCAGCTGCTCTTTTTATCCTTCAGGCTGCATATTTCTTCATTCACTATCTATTTGCAAGTCAAACTGCCCATGTCGGTGCTTTGTACTCTGCATTTCTTGCAATGCACCTGGCGTCGAAAGTCCCTGGTTTATTAGCAGCGCTAGCATTGGCCTACAATACTAACTTATTTGGTGCACTAACACATTATAGCAGTGGCCAGGCCGCAGTATATTATGGAGGTATCCCTTTTTTCTGCTCTATAGAAcactgtttttcttttcttccttctttagGTGCACGTACAGTTTATGTgaatttaattctatttcatttgaatttcttgTGCAGCTAAGTTTGTAGTGTAATGTTCGTTTTGAAGTGCAAGGCATGTAGATTTCTCGAATACATAAACGTTCaacttcattttccatttacTCGTAGGGTGTTTTTTGCTCAAGTATTGTCCACTTGCTATAAGAATACTCGTAGCACGTCTTGGCTTGTGGGAATTGCCCAGAGCTCTCCTAGTACCCTAGTTGGCTCCAGTGGCTTTAAATTGCTCCGACAACTCCATTGGCTCCTATAGTAGTTTCTTCAATCTAGGCCAGGTACGGCCTATGGTCTCCTCTGCTTAGGACCTTCAGGTCTCTATATGGAATGGAGATTGTTGGAGCTAACGGTTCACCAAGGAAATATCCTCTACTCTGTAGGATCCTTATGTCGACTGGTagttcacagagagagagagagagagagagagaacaataaGTTACACATGTTTTACTCCTCAAATACCTTATGTCAGATTGCATGATCTTCACAATCCAGACATGCATGTCATTCCTCTCCCATTGGTGC from Diospyros lotus cultivar Yz01 chromosome 6, ASM1463336v1, whole genome shotgun sequence encodes:
- the LOC127803424 gene encoding dicarboxylate transporter 2.1, chloroplastic-like, whose protein sequence is MSTPPPTTIPTSSPRQPCRRWHGAKPVPLAVSLVVGLIFRFAVPKPAHLSKQAWQLLAIFLATITGLILGPLPVGAWAFVCLMLSVLTKTLTLSAAFAAFTNDVIWLIVVSFFFSRGLVKTGLGDRVALYFVKLLGKSTLGLAYGLALCELLISPAVPSTTARAGGIFLPIIKSLSLAADSRPSHDSAKKLGAFLIQSQLQCSCNSSALFLTAAAQNLLCVKLAQSLGVKIANPWVTWFKASCLPALISLSVIPVILFKLYPPEIKETPDAPAMASQKLAQMGPVSKVEWAMVATMLVTVALWISGKALGIASVVSAMLGLSVLLLLGVLHWDDCLSEKTAWDTLVWFAVLIGMAGQLTALGVVPWISDGVAKFLKSLSVGWPAALFILQAAYFFIHYLFASQTAHVGALYSAFLAMHLASKVPGLLAALALAYNTNLFGALTHYSSGQAAVYYGGGFVKLRAVFRVGILMALINVVIWILVGTPWWKILGLY